The following is a genomic window from Tripterygium wilfordii isolate XIE 37 chromosome 19, ASM1340144v1, whole genome shotgun sequence.
CCCGATgcattaaaattaaaaacaaaataaatcatttatttattatatatgacACTGTCATATTTGAGATAATAATTTTTGGAATCCATATCACTGTTATCATGTAATACAACGTATCCCAACCCCGGTCGGAATCCGAACAAAGGACTTCATAATCCCAAGCAGAGTAGCCTAACGACCGGGCTGTTTTGAATTCCGATCAAAGATTTGAGTTGATTGAATCAATTTGAAGAGGACTCGGATCTATTGAGGCTATTGAACGGAGTTCCTTGTCATTTTCCACAATAGACATGATTTCTTcatccaatgacacccaagcttCTATTCCATTACTGATTCTTGTATCCCCAAGGTGAATCACGTATATCTGAGGTGGTATGGCAAAACCAAGAGGTGGGATCCATATAGGCTTCCCCGAACCAAAATCAATAGTATTAGTGCCTAAGTTGCACCAGCTATTAAACACAATTAATTCGTCTCCATTGGAGAAACCCTTAGAAAATGATTCACCAAACCTTTTCAAGAACTCGCAAAGCGACTGCAATCCTTGATCACCTTGAAGGCTCTTCCAAAGAGCATCATTGATTGGGGATATTCCTTCTCTCATCCGGGACACGAAACTACGCACATCTGTTTCTTCACTATTTGCTACTGTCACTGATGGTAATAATATGTTTCCCACACTTGTTTCGGGGAATTCTGGTACAGCCTTTCGTCGTAAGTTCACCGCAGTtgatatcaaagtggacttggcATTTGTTGCAGACATGATGCGTTTAAAGAGGAATGCAAATACCATTTCCGCACGCGTTGGGTTGTGCACACCTAATCTCGTTGCTTTGGCCTTAAGATTGCTAAGGGCTGATCCTTCAAACACAAACCTCCTTACAACAAATTTTCCCTCTCTGTGAAATACTTGAGCTGTTAAAGCCTTGCCGGTCAGCTCTTGCGGGAATGCTTTGTTTAGTGGAAAGATATATGAGGAGCTGAAATCGGGAGGTTGAGCAACTTCTCCTTCCCGCATCATTGTAGCCCAAGTTCTCATGAATACAATCATAGAAGGTCCCTCAAACAAGTTGTGTGGAAAAACCATGCCTACTGCAAAACCACCACAAGCAAAAACAGTTTCTTGGAACGTAGCTGCATAACCACCTGGAGTCATTTCATTCATAGAAAAGATCTCCTCTGGGACAAATTTAATCAGTGTTGAGAGATCAGGTTTCTTGAGATAATCgcataaattgccattaaatCTAGCCACCGTGTACGGAACCCCCTTGTCATTACAGTCATAGGAGATATCGTCGATGGGCCTTCCGGCGAGGGGATAATAAAGAGTGAGTgtctttgatagagattgtttcAACAACTGTGATCTCTTGGAGATGGTCTTGGAGGCATCTTGGTTTGCAGTGAAGAAGGCGACCATGGGAACATACATGAAAGGAGCAAATTGATCGAGGAGAGAGATGACATGGGTTCTAAGGTGTTTAGGTGTGGGAGATGAGGGTTTGATGCACTCTCTTGATATTATCTCAATCTccattttccttctctctcattTGTACTCAAGCTAGCTCTTTTCATATTTATAATCACATATCTTACTTTTCTCTTTagctaaaaaaattatttttcattctttatttaatttgtgtttaatattttgtatgttgtCAAATCCGAATTTGAAGGTTTATGATGATTCGGGGATCAAATCTTGTATTTATTTACATAAATGTTACTCCAAAAAAACATATTTAGATATAGTAGTGCTAGATAGCCTATATAATGGTAGCCCGTGGAAGTCTAAATCTCTTTAATggaattttaaaacgttttaactctcaaaatacatgttagatttaaaaaaaaattacatattcagaatcagcgtATTAACCTTTTTCTagcaagatccattgtcgatgaattTTATCGGGTGgattttaattccattgtttttttcaatagaatttcaaTTCCATTATTGTTTTCACAAGAATTTCAAAACACAATGTATTCAGaaccaaaacaatgaattctaaactgtactttaaaaaacaatgaaatttatattaaaacaataaattttggacaaagaattctgagataaaagagtggaataaatCTGTTCGGCTTTCATGAACTACCAAATTGATGGACTACATGTCGTAttatcgttttttttttttttagttataaaGGCTGCAGGACTCAAATATGATAATAATTAATGAGTAAACTTGTAAGGGCTAGAAGAATGTCAGAAGAGTGAAGGATGTGTGCGAAATAGGTGTTTTTGAGGTCCGAGTCACCGCCGGATGAGCGCAATAAAGGGGCACTCTCGGCAATCTAATTATCAAATgttgtcttcttttgttttttgaaaaagggGCTTGGGAAAAGGTAGGATTCGATCTCACGCCTTAATGGGTGGATAATCTCTTACATATAAAGTGATTGTcattcaaccaatgactcatttgctcATCAAATGTTGTCATATGGAGATAATAATGTATATTGGGGACCTTAATTATCACAATTTTCTAGTGTCAGTGTCTTCGTATGTTGCCACATGTAATTATTTGGATTCTTTCTTGAGGCCTCACTTTTACTTATTGGACCACTTCATCGGCTTCCAATCAACTCTTAACCCCTTCCAAAAAGTAGGCCCGTGCTATCAGTCCTCGGATCACAAAACCTAAGAAATTCAAAGGAATTATGTTCCACCAATTCGAACTCTTGATTTGAGGGATATTTCACTTCCAAACCCGAAGATATAATCACTAAGCTAATGCTAAGGTGTTACAACAAACGATATGTATCCAAATCAAATTCGTTTTTTGAGATGTATTATATTCAATGATCCTAGCCTGTATATTATTTCAGTATTATAGTCTTCCCCTCTAAAGACATTGAATTTCAAGGAAATGACTTTTTTGGAATCAAAACCCGGGCACAATCAACACACAGATGTGGTGAGTTGACCAAACACAAAACGTTAAACTAAATAAAAATAAGTGTTGGCTTTAGGTATTTTCCATACAGAAGCGTTAAGTAGTTCATGAGAGTCCAagtctcttaaatgaaattttaaaagattttaactctcaaaatatgttagatttttttaaaaagagtgAAATAAAGGTAttacattgattaaatcaatggaatattaaATCTGTTGGACTTCCATGagctaccaaactgatgggctacatTCATTTTCGTTTTCCagtgttttcttgttttttaattatagtcaattaaaaataatcataattaattaatgcatTGCCTAATTAATATCTTGaatctttgttttcaaaacGAAAATAATTTCTTATATATAAACTAAACatgcttttaatatttttcgttttagaaaattgttttcatcaatttcAAACCAAACAGGTTTATAATGTTTTTTGGGAAACAGTTGGCGATCTTCTGTGCTAAACAGGAGATGTCACAATTTTGGCTATCGAAATAGGAGTGTTGGGTTTATGGATAATGTGTATGCAAGTGTGTCAGGATTTGCTGTCAGTCCAAAAGTTTTGATAAGGGTTAGTACCGAGTCTGACATCTTCACTAGATGGATTGTGTgtagaaaaagaacacaaagcTATTGGCTTGTGGCTTACCTTCCAGGAAAAAGACTTAAAATTCATGATGTgtcaatctaaaaaaaaataggagATAGAAGACTATCACTGGATTGAAAGAACGTCTAatgaaaggaaatgaaaaacaacacattactGGAATTcattaagaattttattgaaTAGGAACACATCCTAAGATGTATTTAaacgtgctttacaagcttaatCAAAGACATAGCCACGGgaacttttttgaaaaagaaaaggacaaatgTAAAGCTAGTTGGTCTGAGTcatgctaattgaaaagataagtgaccGTTATCATTGCCTAAGTAAGTAGTAAAAATTTGAAGATGCTGAGTTTGTGGTTGATGCGAAGAGTTTGTAGATTTTCCttctttctccttttatagtgcttGTTGTGACCATGGTGACATCCCTTCTCCTATTTTCTTGGCATCTTCCTCCCATTTTATGTCATGGGGATCGTAGGAAATCACCTTCTTGTTGCTTGCTTGAGTGACTAGGTTAGTGGTATTCATAACCGCAACCCTCTCCTGTAAGGTGGATGTGGACATTCTATAAGGCTATGGTATCTTCTACTTTCCTGTTTTGCAGGCTGAATGCTTGGAATTATGGAAACATGACTAACATTCTCCATCTGAGTAGTGCCCATGTATATATGTCGACTGTGGATATATTTCTTCTCCTTCAAAGTGCAGGACGAATGTGATTTATGTGGCTCAAATGTCGTGCTTTAGCTAGAAACATGTTTGAGAAAATTCAGGAGCATAGGACTAACAAACTCTGATTTCTCCTAGACTTCTTTTGAGATAATCttacaaaataacaaaaattaacaataaaaatatCTTTTCCTTGCCATGTGGCACTAGGAGGTTGGTTGTTCCTTGCAAAGTGTGGGGCTCAAACTGTCATGTATGAACTGGAGGGTGAGGGCTACCAACCGTAATCCTTAGAAAATCCAAAAACAAGAGAAATAGAGCAAACGATTAAAACATGAATatcaatcaaaaaacaaaagaaaatccaagaAGACATTCATGATAGCAACATAGATATAATTACAACTACAATAATTCATCTACGTACATATGAAATGTCAAAATCATAAAGATGTGGTGGTGATAAGAGAGACCATTATATTTCCACGTAAGGTGTTGGTAAGTGGTCCAATTCCATGTGGGTGGTAGATCGCATTTACATTGTGATATATGAAGAAGGATAATATTTGAtaccctcaaaaagtgatcttaaaagactctcatttaatatagagtgttggatgtgCAGTAAGTTctacatgtatgtttttaatcaattattattttaatagatTTGAaagacttttgggggtcacaTTTTAGGATCTCTAGCCTTGTCCATATGAAGAATTCGAATTGGATTTGAAGActtggggattttttttttgataaccaaaGAAGATGGTGACACAGAATTGATCAAATTCTTTTACTTGTCAAACTTGTAAAGTGTGGAGGTAGCAAATGTCAAGTTTGGTTGGCGCATGCAAGATTGGGTCAAATCTTTGATTCAAAGTTTTCAGCCATCTCAATCTGATTAATTATGACATCTCAATCTTGACTAACTGTAATGTTGTGCTAAAATCAAACATAACTCATACAATAGCATCAATTAGGTTGATCAATCAAGTACCCAAACACTAAATAAGCAAATAAATCGAGCAAGACGTAAAGAGACACGAGATTTACAAACCAAAGAGACACAAACCAATGTAAAAGGGTGCATAAACACATGTAAATTATCTACCTATCACCAGCTCAGAAGTCCTAGGGCCTAAATATattaatccatatatatatatatatatatatatatatataggcttaaacAACTTTATAGTTTAGATCAAAAAACTTAATTGTCATGGATTATTTCAAGTGTATAATTTCTCAAAACTTGGCCAACAATCACGCTAGCTTGAGTCTAATCAAGAAGTTCATTGTGAGAGACCTAGGTCCTCAAATTTCAAATATGAACACTTCAGACCAAATTAAACAACCAAGTAATCAAATGGCGCAACTCAGCTTAAGTGTGGGTCTCCAATCGGCAGCCCAAATTGAATTTCAACCAAAATTATTTTAGTTCATGGAAATGATCACTATCAACCTATATAATAGATTAGAGTGATGCACACGGAAGTAATTAAACAATTTTGATACCAAAACAACTGCGTACATAGGCAGATTTGAGACTAACGCAGGACGGAAACTGATAGAGGTACGATCATGATCAATACCTTGGGAAACAAGTAAACTCAGAGAATTGGAAAACAAATCTCGTTGGAACTGTTATTAATAATATTCAAGCGTGTCTTCAATTACAACTTAAAGAAGTATTTATACTagaaaagaaaccctaaaacccttagaaaaacaaacaaatgaaacCGAATTAAATAAGGAAACATTGAAAAATATGCGCAATAATAGAAAAGTGTCGCGTAGACCCCTTAAACGTGTAAATTTGGGCCCCAAATCTTCCGTTATGGAGGACGAAGTCTTGATATTGGTGTAAGGCACATAATTCCCTTTCCGAAAACATGTTATGGGCCTTCAAAGCTCCACCGTTAAATCCCTTGCTTTCGATCCCAAATGTCATAAAATTCAGCTGCAATTTGTTCTACATCAGAGACCAATGTACAACTTACACCAAATCACTTTGCAAGGCTCACATTTGATCAAGGATGATTCATAATGGATAATATGTAATAATGAACAAGTATTGATCTATGAAGTTACAAAATTAATCAAACCTATGTATAGTCAAATCGGGAAGATTAGGGCAAAGCTAAGCTCAACAATGCAAAAAGATCCAGTAGTCAATCCTATGATCAACTAAGTAACAAATAATCCAACCTCATGAAAATCTCCACATACAACGATAGAAAATCGATTTTGTGCAATATAATTAAAGTGACCCAAAATCAATCTTAGAATCAAGTATAGCACAAATCACTTCAAAACAAGTCAAGTAAACAAATAGCAAGTAGAGGGAAGCTAGCAAAGCACAACCAATTTTAGAGTGGTTCAAAGCAACCCTCCTACATCCACTGCCTAGGTTCATCAACTTAGGATTTTCGATCCGCTAAAGATGATGGTTTTGCAAATTCACCAACAACTTAGGGTTTTAACCAAGCTAACCCCAAACTTTCACAAGGTTTCAAGATGACCTTAAACTAGATGTTTCCCCAAGCTAACTCCCAAACTCAAAGAGAATTGTGTTTGCAGGTTGAAGAAGTCTCTATATGGCTTGAAGCAATCATCTAGACAGTAATATAAGACGTTTGACTGTTTCATAATTGGGCAAAAATATATGAAACAGGTTCCCTAGGCTAGTCTggtttgaaatttgatatatgttTTGGTGTGTCCTACACCAGATATTTCATATGCTATTAGTATGGTTACTCGGTACATCCATAATCCAGAAAAAGTGCATTGGCAAACATCTAGGTGgattttgtgataaaatttgAGCACCGTGAATGTTGGTTTTTATTTAAAGATGAATGATCAAATTGGTCAACATGTCGTTGGTTACGTGGATTCCTCCTATGCAGGTGATTTGGGTAAACGGAGGTCTATTACTGCATATTTGCTTACACTTGCAGGAGCATTTGTTTGCAGAGATCGACTTTTCAGTTACATTGACAGTTGGGCCGAACATAACCTGTCCCCCTAACACATCCAAAGCAGTTGTTAATCCTGCTGATAGATTGATAAATAGGATAGCGCTGCAAGCAGTAGAGCCAAGTAAATCCCTAAAATCAAACAACCTCCAAGGGTTGCACACATCTTTCGGTCTCGAAGACTAGATGGGAGCATGTGCGATTGTTGTAGAAGATCTCACATATTTCAGTTTTTCTCTGATGCAATCAGATAGTACGTCCTTCAGCAAAAATTATTCTGTAGACATGTACATTTTTATTTCATGTATCTTTAACTTAAAACTTTTTTTGTAAGCTTTCGTCTTGTACCGATTGAAGAAATGACAAGATCTTTGGCCCTTTTGTTTTCTAGGTCGTTCTCCGGAGCATGACGAGCTGTCGCGTCTACTTCTGCACCACCTTCAGTAGTACCTCCTCCGCCTCCTATCCATCATGGGACAAGGATTGGAGAGGAGGACCTTGCTTcggggagaaaaagaagaatgaaggtGCTCTCCTTCCACTGTTCTATCGGGAACCCGGCTTCTCTGCCGCCCCATTCTGGTGATAGGGATAGACTAATCTTTACTCTAAAGCGTGAATGGCCACCCATACATAAGAGATCGATTGCTCCGTGCGAGACCAAGGGGTCGGCCTTGCTCGCCTAAAAACCGCTTGCATTCTGAATCAGTGCCAATGGGAGAAAGCGCCGGCCCGAGAGGAGCTTAGGGAGTGTGCCGCTCGTTACACTATAGATGTTAGTTGTTTAGATTTGACTGGGATGATTTTGACAAACATTTAGCCTAATCCTGACAGTTTTCTTTTCATAGTGCTCTCAAGATCTATATGAGCTGAACAAAAGATCTTGCGCTGACAATGTCGGCACATGCAGTAGGTTAGGGCCAATGATAAACTGAGGGTCGATCTTACGGCAGCTAGGACCAAGCTTGCCAATTTCAAGGCCGAGGCCTCTGCCAAAAATGCCAAACTGGAGAACTAGTTCGCAAATGTGGAGGGATGCAACCAGCAGCTGTAGGCCAATCTTAATGAAACTTTGGCTATATATTGTGCTTTCTAACGATAAGAAAGCTGCTACAAACAGCTTTTGATGAGGCCTTCCACAAGTACAACGATGTTCTCAAGGATCAAGGGAATATGTATGTTTAACAAAATTCATTAGGTACAAACGACATGCAAATCATTAACATGTGCACATATAgggaaaaattaaatattcGGTACATTATATAGATTTAAGATCTCCATGAAATACATTTCTAGGTATAGATTTCATTATGGGATCTACAATCATTTTATGCGTAGATATGTACTGAatgtttaccctttttttttttggattgagAAATGAATGGTAGACTAGAGTTAATGGatggagagttaagtgagagAGCTCACCTTTACTTGGATAGAAGGTAGAGTTAATGAGATTAAGTAGAGTTATGAGATGTaagttacaaaaatacccttattaaaattgaaatgagtAAAAACTTTTATGGGTAATTGAGGAAACAACAAATAAATTTTTCTCTCACCTCACAAATCCCCCAAATTGGGGTTAACAAAACATTGAGTTGGAGAGTTAAATGAGGGGGAACTGCCGCCCTCCTTCACTCTACTTAACTCTCTCCTACAATGTTAATAAGGTGAAGTTTCTCCTCCCGCCTTAACCTTCTTCAAttaactctctaaaatatcaatccaagcaAGCCCTTAAATCTCCTTAACTCTCATTAACTATATCTTCTATCTAAGTAAGATTGCCTACAGGTAGTTCCCCCACCATAACtctccctcacttaactcttcatttttcaatccaagcaaaGCCTTTCAATTAAGATAGTTGTATCCGCAAGGCCAACGCTCGAACTTGGCCCGAAACTAGCCCGAGAAGTAGCTACTGTCAAGGTTGCATCCATAGGAGCTTGAACCTACTGTTGAGAAATTTGTCCAAGATTCTCCTTAACTAAAATATCAACACGACAGTAGAGaaattgaaaccgaaaaaaaaaacacaagaatataCGGGAAAAACCTCCAAGACCAGAGGGAAAACTATGGACATTGTCAAAAgagaattaaaagaaaattcactATCTAGCAAATTTGAAAACCTTTGTGCACTTGTGTACTCAGATCATCAACAATTTATGGAACAAAACAATTGAATGTAACACCATAATTTATGAGGAACCTATTGGGCACGGTATCAACAACAGAGAATAAGCAAAAATTAAAGCAATCGAAACAAGACACCAAGATTTACAAGGTTTGACCAGTTGTGCCTACATCTTCAGAGTTGCAGAGAGTTTTTCactattttagagagagaatacAAGATAACTGTTGTAGGGCTACAATCACAATTATATACCCTAATCTTACTTAATCAGTTGGGTCGAAAAATACATAAAGGCCCCAAAAAAATTTTAGTGCTCCAATTCGGGCCTATCGGCCCTCACCTCCGCTCCACAAAGTAAGCCTCTTGAAAATCCACTCTCAGCATCCGCAACAAATCTTCTTGGGTTGAGTCATTAACCCGGGTCACCGCGCACAAAACAGGCTTCAACTAAAATCCCAACAAAACCCGGATGGAAAAACCTCGAGTCTATAGAGCGACTAACCTTGAAGCAATCCACAATAATGAATTTTAGATTACAAAGGAATTACTTAATCTCAATTAAAACCATTAGTACATCTAGACTCAACGTATGCTTTAGCATAGCAGGAATCCTCCAACGCTGAAGTTGCTTTGGAATCCACCAAAGTCTTCTTGCTTGTGTTGACCTTCAATTGGATTCCACCAACATGAATTAGTTCAGTACATCGAACTCTTCACTACTACCGTCTTCACTAGCTTATTTCTCAAGCAGTTATCATATGCGTATAGTCACTCTTATACGAATCACTCATAACATCTGAAAGACTCCGAACCTCTGATTTGCAGTTGACCGACTTCATATCTTTTTCAGTCCCGTTGTCAGAGTCTTTTAAACTAGGGTTGTTATGGTAACGGTAAATATCGATTTACCATACCAATACCGACACATTGGTTACCGATTTTTCTCatagattggtataccgttaccaattatACGGTATGATAAATTTACTGATATAATTGGTATCGGTAACGGGTATGAGCTTTCAACCCATCGGTATTTATCGTTATCgacatatatatgcaatatttattatttattatttttaattttaattgttttagtgTTAACCATTAGATCTATTTGTCAATTAGATCATGACCATTTGTGCTAGGTTATTTATCAAAAAGatattctctctgtttctcacTCTCTCTCGTCTCTACTCTGATCAAGGTCGTTTTCTCTCTCGTCTCTACTCATTTGACGATGTGTACACAGTAAGCCCGAGCCAGTAACGCAGCTCGATTCATCTTTCACCCTTCATATTCAACCTTCGTCGTCCATCTAGTTCCTTTGTCTTACTTGTTAGACTTAGTCAAGCAGGGAAAGCAATACTTGAGTCTTGAGATATATTTTTTCTGGATTACTGTTGTTGTGTTCTTCTGTTAAAACATGGAAATTTGAGGGTTTTCAAGTTTCAGGTTATAGCCAATTAATTtgcttcattttcttgattggtaaatttaccaattactaGCTATCAATACCAATTAAACGGTATACCGATCGACGATTTATCATTGTTACCGATAATGGTAACGGATACGAATTATGTGATACCGATATgatcggtaacggtaacggtaatcCGTGTTTGATAACTATTACCATTACCGTAACAGCCCTATTTTAAACCTTTTTATATAGGAGCTTTGTATGGGTTATGTCTTCTGTTAATCTATTCGAAACCAGACTTAACAATCTTTAAGATATATTGTTTATCCACGAGTTTGTTGAGTCATGGTTTAAGATAGAAGTTGCTTTATCAAAAGAGGGTTTGTTGTATCATAGCAATCCTATCTTCTTTCGTCAATAACCAATTCTTATCCCATCTTATATTATCCATTGGATAATTAAAGCGTGTGTTTAGCAGATAGAAATATCTGTTACTCAATAGCGGACATAATCAGTTAATATTTTTCAGGACAGAGTAACCTACTTCGTGGTCACATTGACCTTCTCTGCACAAAAACAACATATGTACTTCAAAGATTACTTCCAAGTTTATTTTGCTGCAACCACATCCATGTTCTAACTTTATAAGCACTGACCACGCATTTGTCCATTTATGAATATTAGAATTTACAATTCTACAAAATTGTTACAACTACGCActtaattctctctctccttgAACCCAAAGAGATTACCACAAGTTATTCCCCTTTACTCTCTCCCAACCACCTCTCAAACccaagagaaacaaaacaataggAAATTAGGTTCCAACCCCAAAAAATAAGtctcatatatatagaaaaataatGCAGCCATCAGCCGTATCAACCATTCGGACAGTTATTCAACCTTCCTCGATTCAAAACATTCAATAAGGTCCCTCAGCCACTTCACGTACCGAAGGCGTCGGGACGGCTAAAGCCAGGAAACGTTAAACCCATAACAAACCTCGCCTCCGCAAACTCCAAATCAATCCCAAATTTATTGATCAAACCTAACACCTACTACAAATATCATACTGAACAGGAAACTTCAAAACGTTATTTTTGGCTTGAATTTAACCCAACATTGATCGTTCAcctatttgatttatatgcttatgcatataaatatattgcGTGCCATGGCTCACGGAATTTATGAATCAGTTTACACTTTTAGAAGACGAGACTATGCAATTAATCTGGCTCATAATCAGGCGAAATTAGATCATATTTGGAATTGTTACATCAAGAAAGTCAAAGAATTATTATATAAACAAAGAGATTGATTCGTCTCGTGTTAACTTTTCTCATTCCACTTTGACTACAGAATGAGCATTTTCAGCTGTGAATAATATTAAAATAGCATTTGTCTCCCTTTTGTCTAAATTTCTGGCTCCGCCCCTATTAAAGTAATAATAATCAATGCATGTATCACATTCATATCCAGAAACCTCATATCTTCTTACCACCTATTTGTCAAATCATTTAACCACTCGTCCTTTTTTCTGTCAGGCAATTAATAACAAAGAGATGCATATGTATTGAAGAATAATGCAAATAAGAATTGTATATGAAAAACTCCTTAATAACAAACCCTACACAAGTTTTTACACtgagagtgtgtttggattgagggatttggggggaagggaagaaaaggaagggggaatatttttctctctcccatggttggatggataaaaaaaaaaaaaaattgtttaatttactaatttatccttatttttatgttaaaatattatgtacaagggtaaaataggtatttaacttataaatgacttaattagtaatttctttcctccaaatgacttcattttgggacgaagaattttgataaaaatttaatgaaatcttccctccaaatccctcctcttaatttttttataaatgatCCAAACAATATAATTAGAAGGAACCTCtctttcctttcccttcccttccctccaaaaccctcaatccaaacacactctaaagatAGCTTTGGTTTGGGACAAGTGACTGGTCGAGGAAGAAACTGCAAAGATAGAAGATAGAAGGCAAAAGCATGATAGAAAAGGCCGATCAAGAGAAAAACCATGATAGAGCGACCCGTATAAAAAGCCCCGGTCCAGGTTAGTAAAAGGTCAAAATGGTTACGTGGTTGATTGTACCCGAGTCAAAAGTGAGATTATTTCAAAGATCATGGTAATCATATGAATTTAATCAGAACTATGATGAATCGTGTGTATACTCTACTTGGATGACATATTGATTATCTAAAATGATATAGCAACATTGTAAGCGGTCAAGATAGGGTGTATAATCAGTTTAACATGAAAGACCAGGAGAAGCCAGCTACATTCTTGGCATCAAGCTTGTGCGAGATCGCGAATGTAGAATATTGGCTCTTTCTCAATCTACATACATAGATAAGACATTAGTCAAGTACGTAATGCATGACTCTAAAGAAAAGTCTCCTACCTTTAAGACATGGAGTTCCTATTTCTAAGGACGATTATCCTACGACGAAAGATGAAAAGCATGCAATGAGTAAGGTACCGTACGCTTTTGTAGTTGGCAATCTCATGTATGTCATGTTGTGTACCAAACCCGATATCTGCTATGCAGTAGAATTGGTCagtagatatcaatctaaccctgaaataaacatatattcaagtacCTTCAAAGA
Proteins encoded in this region:
- the LOC119985561 gene encoding stemmadenine O-acetyltransferase-like; this translates as MVAFFTANQDASKTISKRSQLLKQSLSKTLTLYYPLAGRPIDDISYDCNDKGVPYTVARFNGNLCDYLKKPDLSTLIKFVPEEIFSMNEMTPGGYAATFQETVFACGGFAVGMVFPHNLFEGPSMIVFMRTWATMMREGEVAQPPDFSSSYIFPLNKAFPQELTGKALTAQVFHREGKFVVRRFVFEGSALSNLKAKATRLGVHNPTRAEMVFAFLFKRIMSATNAKSTLISTAVNLRRKAVPEFPETSVGNILLPSVTVANSEETDVRSFVSRMREGISPINDALWKSLQGDQGLQSLCEFLKRFGESFSKGFSNGDELIVFNSWCNLGTNTIDFGSGKPIWIPPLGFAIPPQIYVIHLGDTRISNGIEAWVSLDEEIMSIVENDKELRSIASIDPSPLQIDSINSNL